The genomic stretch AGGATCCACGGATGGGGATGAGGGGAGAGATGATGGTGGTGGCACTGCAGTGACAGGGTCATCTGTCTTGTCCTCCTCCCCAGAAGATGCCTCCTGGGATGGGGTCTTCGCAGGGCTGATCCCGGCACTCTCCTCAGGGCACAGGAAAACATCGATGGGGCCTTGTTTGCTCTTAAGGGAGATCTGAAAGGTCTGGGTGGAGGCAGCAGGCAGGATAAACTGAGGCCTGAGTGCccaccagcccagcccagcctgtCCTGGTCAGGCCTGGAGTCCCTGGTCTCACCTCTGAAGAGTCCACAGCTTGGAGTTGGGTCTCCGGAGGGGCCTTGATCACCATGACCATCTGCTCTGCAGGGTCTGCAATGCTACGAAGGTCCTGGCAGGTCACATAGGCCAGGGTTGGTGGAGTCAAGGACCTTATGACCTTTGGCTTTTGAGAGGCCACTGACCCAGAAAGCTCATGAGGCAGAGCCCACAGCTGCCTAGTTACTCCTTACCTCTAGACTACCCACCCCAGTGCCTAACACATAGTAAGCGCTCAAAACCTCATTCTCCTAAACTTCAATTGCCACAGCTGTACAATGGGACCATTTACCAACCTAATTCCAAGCTAATAATGATGGTTGCCTGTGATATTCcacataaaataaacaaacttcAGGGGTTGGGAATTTATTTTGGTCCATAATCTTGGTGTCAATTGATGGTTGTACccaaaatttataaatacaatttcaacatccattaaaaagaaatacatctttgctgggcaccagtggctcatgcctgtaattctaggtactcaagaggcatagatcatggttcaaagcaaatagtctgagagaccctatcttgaaaatatccaacaccaaaagcattggcagagtagctcaagtggtagagcacctgtctagcaagcatgaagccctgagttcgaacctccgtattgccaaaaataatacattttactgaagtttctatttttgtgaatgaaaaacaaacaaaaaaaatggtctctaacttCAAACCTACAATCATGTACTGAATCACTGTGCTAAATAAATGCTTGTTATCATTGGTgctagcttttctttttatttgatggtggtactggagtttgaattcaggtcctcccacatacccccagtccatttttgttttttgagacagaatctcactatgtagccctggctggcctgaaacttctGATCCTCCAGTCTACCTTCCAAGTGCTAGAAGGTGTGGCATGTGCCAcaccttgcttctttttttaatcttcacaatTTTGGAATTAGGTATTATACTATTCCTCTTTTATAGATGAAACTAAGTCCCACAGAGGTTAGCTAACCTGTTCAGGGTCACATGGTGAGTAAATGCTGAGGCAGGACTTGCATCTAAAGCCAAAACCCTCCTGAGTCCAGGGTCCAGGATAACTCTCAAGTCTCACTGAGGTAGGGCACCCACCTGCCATTCTGCCCTCCACACCCTCTAGTCAATCCAAGGATATCGCTGGCTGTCAGAGTCTTCAGAAAGCAGCCGCAGCTGCGTGGTACAGATGTGCATCAGGTGGTCCAGCTGCTGCTCACTCTCCTGCAGTTGCTGGAGGTCCTGGGTCAGCCCTTCTAGCCGTCCACCGATCCCCACTGTGGCCTGGCTGCCTCTGTGGGGAGGAACCTGGGAGGGTTAGAAGCTCCTGGCCCTCTGCCCTTCAGCCCTGGCCCTCAGGATGGTTTGCTCCTGCTGCTGTTCTATGAGGCCCAGGCAAGCCCTTTCCCATCTCTGGCTCCAGCTTATCAGCTGGGCTCCAAGTCAGCTTGGTATAGGTTTAAAGCCTGGTCTGTCAACAAACACCTACATGTCCCTACTAGGTGGCTAGGTAAGTAAATGAGGGCACAGACACCCCATGGAATCTGACATAGTTGAATTAAATGTACTACATTAGATGTAGTACATTTGACATGTTGTCAAGTAAAAAGACAAAGCAAACCATACAGAATGGAATGATCtatcaaaaacaaaaggcaaaggtCAAAAATGGCAGCAAGATGcttggggagggaaggaggaaggaaaaaaaataaatcaagaattaTCAAGAATAAAACATTTGTCAGACAAATCTTATCGATGGCAGAAGTCAGAACAGTGGTCACAGGTACAAGGGGGGGCACAAAGGAACTTCTGTGAGATTGGAAATGTTCTTTATTTGGTCCAGGAAGGGGTTTACCCAGGTGAACCCATACAACTGCAGCTGGACAAGTAAGATTTCTGTACTTCTCAGCATCTATCACCACCAGGGAAGCCACCCTTCCCAGCTGTTAGATGAAAGGCGCAGGCTGGCACAGGCAGGCACACttctgcctggcctggcttctgcCTATTCCCCTGCCTGGCTGGTACCTACAGCCACTGGATATGGTTCTTGGACTTCTTGGCAATGAGCTGGATGCCCTCAAGGACGTTGGTGATGTCGTAGATGCGCCGTTTCTGCACCTTCAGCACCTCAGCTGCCCAGTTCAGGTCAACAACACCATCGGCTGAGCGACTCAGCAGCTCCAGGAAGCGTTTGGTGGTCAGATTCAACGACGTCTCATAGCGTGACTTCTCTCCGGGAGACTTCACACCTGGGGCCAAGGGTCAGTGGGCCCCTCAGTACTCTGCCCACTTCCAGCCAGGTCTGTCTGTCTGGCAATGCAGAGCAGCAGTACAGGGTAGATGGCTCCTTCCCCTTGGTCAGACCATGCAGGGAGGCCCTGTGGCTGCTGCCTGACAACCACAGCATTCCTCCTCTGGCTGGGGAACTCCCCACCCACGGAGTCTGAGGAAGCCATGCCAGGAAGCCATTCCAGCTGCCTGCTGGGCCCCCAGAGGCCTAACCAGCTAGACTTTGGTCTGCAAGCTTTTTTTTGCCTATCCACACCCCCAACCTGGGCCTGCTCAGAGGGCCCTGTCCAACTAGATTCCATGGGTACCTTTTCCTGGGTGCCGGCCTCTACCCCGGACTGGTCCACTGCTCTCAGCCAGGTACTGATG from Castor canadensis chromosome 5, mCasCan1.hap1v2, whole genome shotgun sequence encodes the following:
- the E2f1 gene encoding transcription factor E2F1 isoform X2 — protein: MAVAPAGGSCAPALEALLGAGALRLLDSSQIVIISTAQDASAQPGPAGPAAGPRDPDLLLFATPQAPRPTPSAPRPALGRPPVKRRLDLETDHQYLAESSGPVRGRGRHPGKGVKSPGEKSRYETSLNLTTKRFLELLSRSADGVVDLNWAAEVLKVQKRRIYDITNVLEGIQLIAKKSKNHIQWLGSQATVGIGGRLEGLTQDLQQLQESEQQLDHLMHICTTQLRLLSEDSDSQRLAYVTCQDLRSIADPAEQMVMVIKAPPETQLQAVDSSETFQISLKSKQGPIDVFLCPEESAGISPAKTPSQEASSGEEDKTDDPVTAVPPPSSLPSSPSVDPGQSLLSLEQEPLLSRMGGLRAPVDEDRLSPLVAADSLLEHVREDFSGLLPEEFISLSPPQEALDYHFGLEEGEGIRDLFDCDFGDLTPLDF
- the E2f1 gene encoding transcription factor E2F1 isoform X1, which encodes MAVAPAGGSCAPALEALLGAGALRLLDSSQIVIISTAQDASAQPGPAGPAAGPRDPDLLLFATPQAPRPTPSAPRPALGRPPVKRRLDLETDHQYLAESSGPVRGRGRHPGKGVKSPGEKSRYETSLNLTTKRFLELLSRSADGVVDLNWAAEVLKVQKRRIYDITNVLEGIQLIAKKSKNHIQWLGSQATVGIGGRLEGLTQDLQQLQESEQQLDHLMHICTTQLRLLSEDSDSQRLAYVTCQDLRSIADPAEQMVMVIKAPPETQLQAVDSSEFILPAASTQTFQISLKSKQGPIDVFLCPEESAGISPAKTPSQEASSGEEDKTDDPVTAVPPPSSLPSSPSVDPGQSLLSLEQEPLLSRMGGLRAPVDEDRLSPLVAADSLLEHVREDFSGLLPEEFISLSPPQEALDYHFGLEEGEGIRDLFDCDFGDLTPLDF